From Heteronotia binoei isolate CCM8104 ecotype False Entrance Well chromosome 12, APGP_CSIRO_Hbin_v1, whole genome shotgun sequence, the proteins below share one genomic window:
- the ANKRD23 gene encoding ankyrin repeat domain-containing protein 23: MEIFSIQQLVSDERYEGKGRGFETLSKNAAKEPETWQPGPVGVWEAVSKEKQKVEDERRRKLETLNNSRLKLESLQDLETIIKLRKNKKKRKIVVHPKEREPEVITEPVNSEQFLQAALENRIPVIDKYLADGGDPNAHDKFKCTALHRACLRGHAEIVEKLLEAGAKLEPRDMLDATPVLWACRGGHLEILKRLISRGAKISTRDKLWSTPLHVAVRTGHSDCAEHLIACGANINAQDKEGDTPIHDAVRLGRFKAVKTLLLYGANLNIQNEAAETPVDLVKDWQTGIRETLQACADRQHPSARN; this comes from the exons GTAAGTGATGAACGATATGAGGGGAAAGGGCGAGGTTTCGAGACACTCTCCAAAAATGCAGCCAAAGAGCCGGAAACTTGGCAGCCAGGCCCAGTTGGTGTGTGGGAAGCTGTCAGCAAGGAGAAGCAGAAGGTGGAAGATGAGAGGAGAAGAAAG CTTGAGACACTCAATAACTCCAGACTGAAGCTTGAGAGCTTGCAGGActtggaaaccattatcaaactACGCAAAAACAAGAAGAAACGGAAGATTGTGGTCCACCCCAAGGAACGGGAGCCAGAAGTGATT ACAGAACCTGTGAACTCAGAACAGTTTCTGCAAGCAGCCTTGGAAAACCGGATTCCTGTGATTGACAAATATCTGGCAGACGGAGGGGACCCCAACGCTCATGACAAG TTCAAATGCACTGCCCTGCATCGGGCCTGCCTTCGAGGCCATGCAGAGATCGTAGAGAAACTACTGGAAGCCGGGGCCAAACTGGAACCAAGAGATATG CTCGATGCAACCCCTGTGCTCTGGGCCTGCCGTGGGGGACACCTGGAGATCCTCAAGCGCCTGATCAGCAGGGGAGCCAAGATCTCTACAAGGGACAAG CTCTGGAGCACCCCACTGCACGTGGCTGTCCGGACAGGGCACTCTGACTGCGCGGAGCATCTCATTGCCTGTGGGGCGAACATCAATGCACAAGACAAG GAAGGAGACACACCCATTCATGACGCAGTCCGGCTGGGACGTTTCAAGGCGGTGAAGACGCTACTGCTGTATGGCGCCAACCTCAACATCCAGAATGAG GCGGCAGAGACTCCGGTGGACCTGGTGAAGGACTGGCAGACAGGCATACGGGAAACACTGCAGGCGTGTGCTGACCGGCAGCATCCCTCTGCCAGGAACTGA